Genomic segment of Edaphobacter bradus:
AGCACTCGCTGAAGTTCGGCTACGAGTACGAGCACATCTGGATGGCCGTCAACGACAACAATCCACTCTACGGCTCCTACACGTACGGCGGCGGATATAGCGCGTCCGGTTCGACGGTTTCGGATACGTACTGGGCGGACTTCCTCTTCGGCACAACGAGCGCGTACTCGTTGGCCAACTACTTCGTCGCGCATCTCCGCCAAACGATGCAAAGCGTCTACGCGCAGGACGACTGGAAGGTGACTCCGAAGCTGACGCTGAATCTCGGTTTGCGCTGGGAGTACGGTTCGCCCTACTCGGAGCAGCACAACTACATCTCTAACTTCGACCCCATCTCGCAGACCGTGCTGACCCTTTCACCCGGCGCCACGGCGGGGAACGGCATCACGCCGTACCATGGCGGCGGAGTCTACGGCAGCACGCTGGTCAATCCCGATCTCAATGACTTCGGCCCGCGCGTCGGCTTTGCCTATGCGCCTCAGGCGAATACTTCGATTCGCGGCGGCTTCGGCATGAACTTCGTGCACTACACGCGCGCTGGTTCGGGCGATATTCTGGCGATCAACGCTCCGCAGGCGCTGTTTGTCTCGGTGCCCCAGACGGGGTCTCTGGCGCCAAACCCGGCGAATAAGTGTCCGAATGGAGCTCCCGCCACAAACTGCTACGTCACCGCCGACCAGGGCTACCCCTCCACTCTGGTGACGACATTCAACCCAGCCACCGACAACATCACCTGGGTCCCGAAGGACACCCGGGACAGCTACGTCGAGAGCTACTTCCTCAGCGTGCAACGCGAGCTCTCGAAGAACATCCTTCTCGATGTTGCGTACGTCGGAAACCATGGGCTGAAGCTGCAGGGCTTCCTGAATGCGAACCAGAAGAACCCGTCGCTGGGCTTCACTCGGCCGTATGCCAACTGGCCGAGCGACATCACGGCGGCGGTGAATGAGTTCTACTCGAACTACAACGCGCTGCAGGTGCGCTATGAGCAGCGCATGGTCGGCGGCCTGACTCTCTTGAACTCATTCAGCTGGGAGCACTCGCTGGACAACGCCAGCGCATCGCTCGAAGGCAATACGCCTTCGCCTCAGGACGCGAACAACATCAGGGCTGATTACTCGCAGTCCGACTACAACCTTCCAATCGCTAACGTCACGAGTCTTGTGTACGAGCTTCCCTTTGGCCGCGGGCGTAAGTACCTCAGCGGCGCCAACGGCCTTATCGACAGCGTGTTGGGCGGATGGCAGATCAGTGCCATCAATACCGCGCAGGCGGGAACCCCCTTCAACCTGGTCTACTCGCCGAACTCCGCAACTGCAGCCTCCCCGCAGATCGGGGCGACGTATCGCGGCGCCAACGAGTATCGCCCGAACCGTGTTCAGGGCCAGAAGGTCACGCAGGGGCGCTCCTCACGATCTGCAGGTACTGGCTATGTGAACTACATCAACTACAACGCATTCGTGCTGCCAGCGACGAAGAGCGCCTCCGGCGCTCTGCTCAGTCCGTTTGGCAATGCATCACGCAACCCCGGGCGCACGCCGGCGTTTTACCAGACGGATCTCGCGGCGAACAAGAAGTTCAGCACGCCCATCGAGAGCCTGAAGGTGGAGTTCCGCACGGAGTTCTACAACATCTTCAACCACACCAATCTGTATCTCCCCAGCAGCGGTCTGGGTGGAACATTGCAGTCGTTCAGCTCGAATGGATCGGTTGCGAATTCCGGCACTCCCACGAGCGGTGGGCAGATCACGAGCACGTTTGAGCCGCGCATCATTCAGTTCGGTCTCAAGGTGATGTTCTAGAACCACAAGAAACGCTTCCTCCCTGCCAGCCGCTTCCAAGCGGCTGGCTTTTTCTTTTGCATTCGAGGGATGGTGTAGCTTGAACCAAGCTGCGCCAGCAAACGAGAGGAGCGCTGGATGAACTGCGGACGACTGCCGTGCGATGACGCACAGGTTCTCTCGAAGCCTCTGCGAACGACCGTGGTGAGCAACGGAGCGTGGGTGCTGGCGGCGACGGTGCTGGGCTCAAGCATGGAGTTCATCGACGGCACGGTAGTGAACGTCGCGCTGCCTTCGCTTCAAACGGGGCTAGGCGCAAGCGGAACGCAGGCGCAGTGGGTGGTGGAGGCGTACGGACTGTTTCTTTCGGCTCTGCTGCTGGTGGGCGGATCACTCGGCGACAGGCTTGGAGTGAGAAGGGTATTTGTTGCTGGAGTTGTCTTGTTTGCTGCGGCCTCAGTGTGGTGCGGTTCTGCTTCAGACATAGGACAGCTGATCGCGGCGCGAAGCCTGCAGGGAGTGGGAGGCGCATTGCTCGTGCCGAACAGCCTGGCTCTGTTGAGCGCGAGCTTTCCGCCGGACGGGCGAGG
This window contains:
- a CDS encoding TonB-dependent receptor; its protein translation is MKHSIHHPVKSATYYVARFVAMRKSILLLLALVCLFLLPVALLAQYENGSIVGTVHDATGAVVPGATVKVTNSATGIVSTRTTNDSGDYEVPELRVGQYNVDVSKYGFASSRATDITVSVATRQRIDLTLKVGETSTTVEVTGVSLQVETDTSQREQIVTQYQSAALPLVSRNYSDLLGLVTGARQAPTAATTSSISSLVRAGAYNVNGQRSMFNNYLLDGMDNNAYGESNQGFDNQIIAVPPDSVAQFAIVTNNESAEYGRSSGATINVASASGTNRFHGAVYEFIRNTDLNAAGFFKPNIVSNTGSVVPFKKSTFNRNQFGMNVGGPIVHDKLFFFLDYEGFRQTLKPLSVLTLPTQNELNGILVVPVKNPTTGTVYAAGTPIPAAAINPLSRQIVSYFKQIPGLPVSGLASTGLASNDYAVQAPFTDNADKGDLRLDYQQNPSSSWFLRISDRKENAVNNPTIPLPLDGQTNGKIRILDQQVALGYTHLIGADKIIDARLGLSRTKAGKYTLSIGNNAFTIPGLPSNPVVAGGLPSIGITGFTGFGRQSTNPQWQNPALIDPKVNFTWARGKHSLKFGYEYEHIWMAVNDNNPLYGSYTYGGGYSASGSTVSDTYWADFLFGTTSAYSLANYFVAHLRQTMQSVYAQDDWKVTPKLTLNLGLRWEYGSPYSEQHNYISNFDPISQTVLTLSPGATAGNGITPYHGGGVYGSTLVNPDLNDFGPRVGFAYAPQANTSIRGGFGMNFVHYTRAGSGDILAINAPQALFVSVPQTGSLAPNPANKCPNGAPATNCYVTADQGYPSTLVTTFNPATDNITWVPKDTRDSYVESYFLSVQRELSKNILLDVAYVGNHGLKLQGFLNANQKNPSLGFTRPYANWPSDITAAVNEFYSNYNALQVRYEQRMVGGLTLLNSFSWEHSLDNASASLEGNTPSPQDANNIRADYSQSDYNLPIANVTSLVYELPFGRGRKYLSGANGLIDSVLGGWQISAINTAQAGTPFNLVYSPNSATAASPQIGATYRGANEYRPNRVQGQKVTQGRSSRSAGTGYVNYINYNAFVLPATKSASGALLSPFGNASRNPGRTPAFYQTDLAANKKFSTPIESLKVEFRTEFYNIFNHTNLYLPSSGLGGTLQSFSSNGSVANSGTPTSGGQITSTFEPRIIQFGLKVMF